A stretch of the Desulfobotulus mexicanus genome encodes the following:
- a CDS encoding HAD family hydrolase, whose product MHLCEKFDVFLFDLDGTLTDPKEGITRSVQYALNKMGIIEENLNDLIHFIGPPLKHSFMAHYAFNEEKAMEAIVYYREYFSDRGIFENLRFDGIDNILSRLVQKKKKLFVATSKPTVFAKTITDTFGLSSYFEEVVGSELDGSRCEKASVIRHIFNRHDIEKEKTLMIGDREHDVIGARKNGIASLGVGFGYGSRRELEKAGADYFAANLSDLEKIFF is encoded by the coding sequence ATGCACTTATGTGAAAAGTTTGATGTCTTTCTTTTTGATCTGGACGGAACCCTCACCGATCCCAAAGAGGGGATTACCAGGTCCGTGCAGTATGCCCTCAATAAAATGGGCATAATCGAAGAAAATCTGAATGATCTGATCCATTTTATAGGTCCGCCCCTGAAACACTCGTTTATGGCACACTATGCTTTCAATGAAGAGAAGGCCATGGAAGCCATTGTGTATTACAGGGAATATTTTAGTGACAGGGGGATTTTTGAAAATCTGCGTTTTGATGGCATAGACAACATTCTGAGCCGCCTTGTACAGAAGAAAAAAAAGCTCTTTGTGGCCACATCCAAGCCCACGGTTTTTGCAAAAACCATTACGGACACCTTCGGACTTTCTAGCTACTTTGAAGAAGTTGTGGGCAGTGAGCTGGATGGCAGTCGATGTGAAAAAGCCTCTGTGATCCGCCATATTTTTAATCGCCACGATATCGAGAAAGAGAAAACCCTCATGATCGGTGACAGGGAGCATGATGTGATAGGAGCCCGTAAAAACGGTATAGCATCATTGGGTGTGGGTTTCGGATACGGTAGCAGGAGAGAGCTGGAAAAGGCAGGGGCTGATTATTTTGCAGCAAATCTGTCGGATCTGGAAAAAATCTTTTTCTGA